One window of the Klebsiella sp. WP3-W18-ESBL-02 genome contains the following:
- the hisC gene encoding histidinol-phosphate transaminase: MSIEQLARDNVRALTPYQSARRLGGKGDVWLNANEFPTAVPFELSQQTLNRYPECQPKAVIENYAAYAGVKPQQVLVSRGADEGIELLVRAFCEPGRDAVLFCPPTYGMYSVSAETIGVECRTVPAKADWQLDLPAIADSLNNVKVVYVCSPNNPTGQIINPQDFRTLLEMTRDKALVVADEAYIEFCPQATLAGWLAEYPNLVILRTLSKAFALAGLRCGFTLANEDVIALLLKVIAPYPLSTPVADIAAQALSAQGIAAMRQRVAQILEEREYLVTALRTIDCVEQVFDSETNYVLVRMKASTSVFKSLWDQGIILRDQNKQPSLSGCLRITIGTRAESQRVIDALKAETV; encoded by the coding sequence ATGAGCATCGAACAGTTAGCCCGCGACAACGTTCGCGCCCTGACCCCCTATCAGTCGGCCCGCCGTCTGGGCGGTAAAGGCGACGTGTGGCTGAATGCCAACGAATTCCCAACAGCAGTACCGTTTGAGCTCAGCCAGCAGACGCTGAACCGCTACCCGGAATGCCAGCCCAAAGCGGTCATTGAGAACTACGCCGCCTACGCAGGCGTGAAGCCGCAGCAGGTGCTGGTTAGCCGCGGTGCCGATGAAGGCATCGAGCTGCTGGTGCGCGCTTTTTGCGAACCGGGCCGCGACGCGGTGCTGTTTTGCCCCCCCACCTACGGCATGTACAGCGTCAGCGCGGAAACCATCGGCGTTGAGTGCCGCACCGTACCAGCGAAAGCCGATTGGCAGTTGGATCTTCCGGCCATTGCCGACAGCCTGAACAACGTCAAAGTGGTATACGTGTGCAGCCCGAACAACCCAACCGGGCAGATTATCAACCCGCAGGACTTTCGTACGCTGCTGGAGATGACCCGCGATAAAGCGCTGGTCGTCGCCGACGAGGCCTATATTGAGTTTTGCCCGCAGGCCACGCTCGCCGGCTGGCTGGCGGAGTATCCAAATCTGGTTATTCTGCGCACGCTGTCGAAAGCCTTTGCGCTGGCAGGGCTGCGCTGCGGCTTCACGTTGGCGAATGAAGACGTGATTGCGCTGCTGCTGAAAGTGATTGCCCCCTACCCGCTTTCTACCCCGGTTGCCGATATCGCGGCCCAGGCGCTTAGCGCGCAGGGCATCGCCGCGATGCGCCAGCGAGTGGCGCAGATCCTTGAGGAGCGCGAATATCTGGTCACCGCCCTGCGCACCATTGATTGCGTCGAGCAGGTATTCGATTCCGAGACCAATTACGTACTGGTACGGATGAAAGCCTCAACCAGCGTATTTAAATCTTTATGGGATCAAGGCATTATCTTACGTGACCAGAATAAACAACCTTCTTTAAGCGGCTGTTTGCGCATCACTATCGGCACTCGAGCAGAGAGCCAGCGCGTGATTGACGCTTTGAAAGCGGAGACCGTATGA
- the hisD gene encoding histidinol dehydrogenase, whose protein sequence is MSFNTLIDWNSYSPEEQQTLLMRPAISASDSITRTVAEILENVKSNGDKALREYSAKFDKTEVAALRVSEDEIQQAGARLSDELKQAMQAAVRNIDTFHNAQILPPVDIETQPGVRCQQVTRPIASVGLYIPGGSAPLFSTVLMLATPARIAGCKKVVLCSPPPIADEILYAAQLCGVKEVFNVGGAQAIAALALGTESIAKVDKIFGPGNAYVTEAKRQVSQRLDGAAIDMPAGPSEVLVIADSGATPDFVASDLLSQAEHGPDSQVILLTPDAKLAADVADAVERQLAELSRADTARQALSASRLIVARDLAQCVEISNAYGPEHLIIQTRNARDLVDEITSAGSVFLGDWSPESAGDYASGTNHVLPTYGYTATCSSLGLADFQKRMTVQELSREGFSALASTIETLATAERLTAHKNAVTLRVNALKEQA, encoded by the coding sequence TTGAGCTTCAATACCCTGATTGACTGGAATAGCTATAGCCCCGAAGAACAGCAGACGCTGCTAATGCGCCCGGCCATCTCCGCCTCTGACAGCATCACGCGTACGGTGGCCGAGATCCTTGAGAACGTCAAAAGCAACGGCGACAAGGCCCTGCGTGAATACAGCGCAAAATTTGATAAAACGGAAGTCGCCGCACTGCGCGTCTCCGAGGATGAAATTCAGCAGGCAGGCGCGCGTCTGAGCGACGAGCTGAAGCAAGCCATGCAGGCGGCGGTGCGCAATATTGATACCTTCCACAACGCGCAGATTCTGCCGCCGGTGGATATAGAAACCCAGCCGGGCGTGCGCTGCCAGCAGGTTACCCGCCCAATCGCGTCCGTGGGTCTCTATATTCCTGGCGGTTCAGCCCCGCTGTTTTCAACGGTGTTAATGCTGGCTACCCCGGCACGTATTGCCGGCTGTAAAAAGGTGGTGCTCTGCTCACCGCCGCCAATTGCCGATGAAATTCTCTATGCGGCGCAGCTGTGCGGCGTTAAAGAGGTGTTCAACGTCGGCGGCGCGCAGGCGATTGCCGCGCTGGCGCTGGGCACCGAGTCCATCGCTAAAGTGGACAAAATCTTCGGTCCAGGCAACGCCTACGTCACCGAAGCAAAACGCCAGGTGAGTCAGCGTCTCGACGGCGCGGCAATTGATATGCCCGCGGGCCCGTCGGAAGTGCTGGTTATCGCCGACAGCGGCGCGACCCCGGACTTTGTCGCCTCGGACCTGCTTTCACAGGCCGAACACGGCCCGGATTCACAGGTTATTCTGTTAACCCCGGACGCAAAACTTGCCGCCGACGTGGCCGACGCGGTAGAACGCCAGCTCGCCGAGCTGTCCCGCGCCGATACCGCGCGCCAGGCGCTCTCCGCCAGCCGTTTGATCGTCGCCCGCGATCTGGCGCAGTGTGTGGAAATTTCGAATGCCTACGGCCCGGAGCACCTGATTATTCAGACCCGCAACGCCCGCGACCTGGTTGATGAAATCACCAGCGCCGGTTCGGTGTTCCTCGGCGACTGGTCGCCAGAATCCGCCGGTGACTACGCCTCGGGGACCAACCACGTTCTGCCGACCTATGGCTACACCGCAACCTGCTCCAGCCTGGGGCTGGCCGATTTCCAGAAACGGATGACCGTGCAGGAACTGTCGCGCGAAGGTTTTAGCGCCCTCGCCTCCACCATTGAAACGTTGGCCACCGCCGAACGGCTGACCGCCCACAAAAACGCCGTCACCCTACGCGTCAACGCCCTGAAGGAGCAAGCATGA
- the hisG gene encoding ATP phosphoribosyltransferase, producing the protein MLDNSRLRIAIQKSGRLSDDSRELLARCGIKINLHTQRLIAMAENMPIDILRVRDDDIPGLIMDGVVDLGIIGENVLEEELLSRRAQGEDPRYFTLRRLDFGGCRLSLATPADEAWDGPAALDGKRIATSYPHLLKRYLDQKGISFKSCLLNGSVEVAPRAGLADAICDLVSTGATLEANGLREVEVMFRSKACLIQRDGEMSEAKQQLIDRLLTRIQGVIQARESKYIMMHAPTERLDEVIALLPGAERPTILPLAGDQQRVAMHMVSSETLFWETMEKLKSLGASSILVLPIEKMME; encoded by the coding sequence ATGTTAGATAACAGCCGTTTACGCATAGCTATTCAGAAATCAGGCCGTCTTAGCGACGATTCACGCGAATTACTGGCCCGTTGTGGCATTAAAATTAATCTCCACACCCAGCGCCTGATTGCGATGGCGGAAAATATGCCTATCGATATTCTGCGCGTCCGTGACGACGATATCCCGGGTCTGATTATGGATGGCGTGGTCGACCTCGGCATCATCGGCGAAAACGTGCTGGAAGAAGAACTGCTGAGCCGCCGCGCGCAGGGCGAAGACCCGCGCTACTTTACCCTGCGTCGTCTTGACTTCGGCGGCTGCCGTCTGTCGCTGGCTACCCCAGCAGATGAAGCATGGGACGGCCCGGCAGCGCTCGACGGCAAACGTATCGCCACCTCTTACCCACACCTGCTCAAGCGTTACCTCGATCAGAAAGGCATTAGTTTTAAATCCTGTCTGCTGAATGGTTCTGTCGAAGTGGCTCCGCGCGCGGGCCTGGCCGACGCCATTTGTGACCTGGTCTCAACCGGTGCGACGCTGGAAGCCAACGGCCTGCGTGAAGTGGAAGTGATGTTCCGCTCCAAGGCCTGCCTGATTCAGCGCGACGGCGAAATGAGCGAGGCGAAACAGCAGCTGATTGACCGCCTGCTGACCCGTATTCAGGGCGTCATTCAGGCCCGTGAATCAAAATACATCATGATGCATGCACCGACCGAACGTCTGGACGAAGTGATTGCACTGCTGCCGGGCGCTGAACGCCCAACGATTCTGCCGCTGGCGGGCGATCAGCAGCGCGTCGCCATGCACATGGTGAGCAGCGAAACCCTGTTCTGGGAAACCATGGAAAAACTCAAATCCCTGGGGGCCAGCTCAATTCTGGTGCTGCCGATTGAGAAAATGATGGAGTGA
- the hisL gene encoding his operon leader peptide, with amino-acid sequence MSRVQFKHHHHHHHPD; translated from the coding sequence ATGAGCCGCGTTCAATTTAAACACCACCATCATCACCATCACCCTGACTAG
- a CDS encoding SDR family oxidoreductase: MKKVAIVGLGWLGMPLALSLMARGWQVTGSKTTADGVEAARMCGIDSYPLRLDPQLVCEADDLDALMNVDALVITLPARRSGPGEDFYHQAVQEIVDSALAYHIPRIIFTSSTSVYGKEEGMVKESTPREPVTASGSVLKELEDWLHQLPGTSVDILRLAGLVGPGRHPGRFFAGKSAPDGQQGVNLVHLEDVISAITLLLQAPKGGHIYNICAPLHPARGIFYPQMARELGLAVPVFSDSGKGKGKIIDGNLICRELGFEYQYPDPLRMPME, encoded by the coding sequence ATGAAGAAGGTGGCAATTGTCGGTTTAGGGTGGCTGGGTATGCCGCTGGCGCTGTCGTTGATGGCGCGCGGCTGGCAGGTAACCGGTAGCAAAACAACCGCCGATGGCGTTGAGGCGGCCCGTATGTGCGGCATTGATAGCTATCCGCTGCGGCTTGATCCGCAGCTGGTGTGCGAGGCGGACGATCTCGACGCGTTAATGAACGTGGATGCGCTGGTGATTACGCTACCGGCGCGCCGTAGCGGGCCGGGTGAAGATTTCTATCATCAGGCGGTGCAGGAGATTGTGGATTCCGCGCTGGCGTATCATATTCCGCGTATCATCTTTACCAGTTCGACGTCCGTGTACGGTAAAGAAGAAGGCATGGTGAAAGAGAGCACGCCGCGTGAACCGGTCACCGCCAGCGGCAGCGTGCTGAAAGAGCTGGAAGACTGGCTGCATCAACTTCCAGGGACGTCCGTTGATATTCTGCGTCTGGCTGGGCTGGTGGGACCGGGTCGACATCCGGGACGGTTCTTTGCCGGGAAGTCGGCGCCGGACGGCCAACAGGGTGTCAATCTGGTGCATCTGGAAGATGTGATCTCCGCTATTACGCTTTTATTACAGGCGCCGAAGGGGGGACACATTTATAACATTTGTGCTCCTTTACATCCGGCGCGCGGTATTTTCTATCCGCAAATGGCGCGTGAACTGGGGCTGGCGGTACCGGTCTTTAGCGATAGCGGCAAAGGAAAAGGCAAAATTATCGACGGTAATCTTATCTGCCGTGAGCTGGGGTTTGAGTATCAGTATCCGGACCCGCTGCGTATGCCGATGGAATAA